The following are encoded in a window of Primulina eburnea isolate SZY01 chromosome 4, ASM2296580v1, whole genome shotgun sequence genomic DNA:
- the LOC140829545 gene encoding NADH dehydrogenase [ubiquinone] flavoprotein 1, mitochondrial-like isoform X1 — protein MRHGMCKEHSFPEKNCFGSEIQWGNWDLETRFFCTTKAATTSATPQPPPPAPPPEKTHFGGLKDEDRIFTNVYGLHDPFLKGAMKRGDWYRTKDLVLKGADWIVNEMKKSGLRGRGGAGFPSGLKWSFMPKTSDGRPSYLVVNADESEPGTCKDREIMRHDPHKLLEGCLIAGVGMRASAAYIYIRGEYVNERKNLEKARKEAYEAGFLGKNACGSSYDFDVHIHFGAGAYICGEETALLESLEGKQGKPRLKPPFPANAGLYGCPTTVTNVETVAVSPTILRRGPEWFASFGRKNNSGTKLFCISGHVNKPCTVEEEMSISLRELLERHCGGVRGGWDNLLAVIPGGSSVPLLPKSICEDVLMDFDALKSVQSGLGTAAVIVMDKSTDVVDAIARLSYFYKHESCGQCTPCREGTGWLWMIMERLKVGNAKLEEIDMLQEVTKQIEGHTICALGDAAAWPVQGLIRHFRPELERRIRERADRELKQAAAA, from the exons ATGCGTCATG GCATGTGTAAAGAGCATTCTTTCCCTGAAAAGAATTGCTTTGGTTCGGAGATCCAGTGGGGGAATTGGGACCTGGAAACTAGATTTTTCTGTACAACCAAGGCCGCAACAACTTCTGCTACCCCACAGCCTCCTCCACCTGCACCTCCTCCAGAAAAAACCCACTTCGGTGGCCTTAAAGACGAGGATCGCATTTTTACAAATGTATATGGGCTACACGATCCTTTTCTCAAAGGCGCCATGAAACGCGGAGACTGGTATCGTACAAAAGATCTGGTACTCAAGGGTGCTGATTGGATTGTCAATGAGATGAAGAAATCCGGTCTTCGTGGACGTGGTGGAGCTGGTTTTCCTTCTGGTCTAAAATGGTCCTTTATGCCCAAGACTTCTGATGGCCGCCCATCATATCTTGTTGTTAATGCTGATGAAAGTGAACCTGGAACATGTAAAGATAGAGAAATCATGCGCCACGATCCCCACAAATTACTCGAAGGTTGTCTAATTGCTGGAGTAGGAATGAGGGCGTCAGCTGCATATATTTACATTCGAGGTGAATATGTCAATGAAAGGAAGAACCTTGAGAAGGCCAGGAAAGAAGCTTATGAAGCTGGATTTTTGGGGAAGAATGCTTGTGGATCAAGTTATGATTTTGACGTACATATCCACTTTGGTGCTGGCGCTTATATTTGTGGTGAAGAGACAGCTCTTCTGGAGAGCCTCGAGGGTAAGCAAGGAAAACCTAGGTTGAAGCCTCCCTTTCCAGCCAATGCAGGACTATACGGCTGCCCCACTACTGTTACGAATGTCGAAACAGTGGCTGTTTCACCCACCATACTAAGACGTGGACCTGAATGGTTTGCCAGTTTTGGGAGGAAAAACAATTCTGGAACAAAACTTTTTTGCATCTCCGGTCACGTAAACAAGCCTTGCACAGTTGAAGAGGAGATGAGTATATCGTTGAGAGAGCTCCTAGAGCGACACTGCGGAGGTGTTCGGGGGGGCTGGGACAACTTACTCGCTGTTATACCTGGTGGCTCGTCCGTTCCATTACTTCCCAAGAGCATATGTGAGGATGTGCTCATGGATTTTGATGCACTAAAGTCTGTTCAGTCAGGATTGGGAACTGCTGCTGTGATTGTAATGGATAAGTCAACTGATGTGGTAGACGCTATAGCTCGACTTTCTTATTTCTACAAGCATGAGAGTTGTGGTCAGTGTACACCTTGTAGAGAAGGCACGGGGTGGCTCTGGATGATCATGGAGAGATTGAAGGTCGGAAATGCGAAGTTGGAGGAGATTGACATGCTTCAGGAAGTGACCAAGCAAATTGAAGGCCACACAATCTGTGCCTTGGGTGATGCTGCAGCTTGGCCGGTTCAGGGGCTTATCAGGCACTTTAGACCTGAACTTGAAAGAAGGATCAGGGAGCGAGCAGATAGAGAGTTAAAACAGGCTGCTGCTGCTTAA
- the LOC140829545 gene encoding NADH dehydrogenase [ubiquinone] flavoprotein 1, mitochondrial-like isoform X2 — translation MCKEHSFPEKNCFGSEIQWGNWDLETRFFCTTKAATTSATPQPPPPAPPPEKTHFGGLKDEDRIFTNVYGLHDPFLKGAMKRGDWYRTKDLVLKGADWIVNEMKKSGLRGRGGAGFPSGLKWSFMPKTSDGRPSYLVVNADESEPGTCKDREIMRHDPHKLLEGCLIAGVGMRASAAYIYIRGEYVNERKNLEKARKEAYEAGFLGKNACGSSYDFDVHIHFGAGAYICGEETALLESLEGKQGKPRLKPPFPANAGLYGCPTTVTNVETVAVSPTILRRGPEWFASFGRKNNSGTKLFCISGHVNKPCTVEEEMSISLRELLERHCGGVRGGWDNLLAVIPGGSSVPLLPKSICEDVLMDFDALKSVQSGLGTAAVIVMDKSTDVVDAIARLSYFYKHESCGQCTPCREGTGWLWMIMERLKVGNAKLEEIDMLQEVTKQIEGHTICALGDAAAWPVQGLIRHFRPELERRIRERADRELKQAAAA, via the coding sequence ATGTGTAAAGAGCATTCTTTCCCTGAAAAGAATTGCTTTGGTTCGGAGATCCAGTGGGGGAATTGGGACCTGGAAACTAGATTTTTCTGTACAACCAAGGCCGCAACAACTTCTGCTACCCCACAGCCTCCTCCACCTGCACCTCCTCCAGAAAAAACCCACTTCGGTGGCCTTAAAGACGAGGATCGCATTTTTACAAATGTATATGGGCTACACGATCCTTTTCTCAAAGGCGCCATGAAACGCGGAGACTGGTATCGTACAAAAGATCTGGTACTCAAGGGTGCTGATTGGATTGTCAATGAGATGAAGAAATCCGGTCTTCGTGGACGTGGTGGAGCTGGTTTTCCTTCTGGTCTAAAATGGTCCTTTATGCCCAAGACTTCTGATGGCCGCCCATCATATCTTGTTGTTAATGCTGATGAAAGTGAACCTGGAACATGTAAAGATAGAGAAATCATGCGCCACGATCCCCACAAATTACTCGAAGGTTGTCTAATTGCTGGAGTAGGAATGAGGGCGTCAGCTGCATATATTTACATTCGAGGTGAATATGTCAATGAAAGGAAGAACCTTGAGAAGGCCAGGAAAGAAGCTTATGAAGCTGGATTTTTGGGGAAGAATGCTTGTGGATCAAGTTATGATTTTGACGTACATATCCACTTTGGTGCTGGCGCTTATATTTGTGGTGAAGAGACAGCTCTTCTGGAGAGCCTCGAGGGTAAGCAAGGAAAACCTAGGTTGAAGCCTCCCTTTCCAGCCAATGCAGGACTATACGGCTGCCCCACTACTGTTACGAATGTCGAAACAGTGGCTGTTTCACCCACCATACTAAGACGTGGACCTGAATGGTTTGCCAGTTTTGGGAGGAAAAACAATTCTGGAACAAAACTTTTTTGCATCTCCGGTCACGTAAACAAGCCTTGCACAGTTGAAGAGGAGATGAGTATATCGTTGAGAGAGCTCCTAGAGCGACACTGCGGAGGTGTTCGGGGGGGCTGGGACAACTTACTCGCTGTTATACCTGGTGGCTCGTCCGTTCCATTACTTCCCAAGAGCATATGTGAGGATGTGCTCATGGATTTTGATGCACTAAAGTCTGTTCAGTCAGGATTGGGAACTGCTGCTGTGATTGTAATGGATAAGTCAACTGATGTGGTAGACGCTATAGCTCGACTTTCTTATTTCTACAAGCATGAGAGTTGTGGTCAGTGTACACCTTGTAGAGAAGGCACGGGGTGGCTCTGGATGATCATGGAGAGATTGAAGGTCGGAAATGCGAAGTTGGAGGAGATTGACATGCTTCAGGAAGTGACCAAGCAAATTGAAGGCCACACAATCTGTGCCTTGGGTGATGCTGCAGCTTGGCCGGTTCAGGGGCTTATCAGGCACTTTAGACCTGAACTTGAAAGAAGGATCAGGGAGCGAGCAGATAGAGAGTTAAAACAGGCTGCTGCTGCTTAA
- the LOC140829544 gene encoding LOW QUALITY PROTEIN: lipoxygenase 6, chloroplastic (The sequence of the model RefSeq protein was modified relative to this genomic sequence to represent the inferred CDS: deleted 1 base in 1 codon), whose translation MLKAHVQAQSFNLWRLGIDPGARRPAGKVYIFSGSRPKVILGPVRAVISSGDSKSKSRVETTEKLLENNGSLASSSSSEGINLRAVIRIRKKMKEKLTDKIENQWESLMNGIGRGISIQLVSVDTDPVTKSRKSVESFVRGWLPKLSDSPYVVEYGADLSVPRDFGRPGAILVTNLHDKEFFLMEILVHGFSNGPIFFHSDTWIHSRKDNPQSRIIFKNQAYLPSHTPAGIRDLRCEDLISLRGNKKQERKLHERIYDYDIYNDLGNPDKSKDLVRPVFGTKEWPYPTRCRTGRKPTKTDPYTEKRIEKPHPVYVPRDETFEEIKQNTFSAGRLKALFHNLIPLIAATLSSSDVPFTNFSELDKLYFDGVVLKDEEELQGKKNKLLNNVMNQMFTVGDKLLKYDIPAIIKRDRFSWLRDMEFARQALAGVNPVTIELLKELPILSKLDSATYGQPESAITKELIERELRGISLGEAIKNKKLFILDYHDLLLPFIEKINSLPDRKAYASRTVFYYTPDGILNPIVIELSLPPTASSPRNKYVFTHGHDATTHWIWKLAKAHVCSNDAGVHQLVYHWLKTHACVEPYIIATHRQLSSMHPVYKLLHPHMRYTMEINALARQNLINGGGVIEACFSPGKYAMEISSAAYKSLWRFDMESLPADLLGRGMAVEDPSVPGGVKLVIEDYPYAADGLLIWSAIKEMVESYVEHYYSEPNSITSDIELQAWWDEIKNEGHPNKKTEPWWPNLITQDDLSGILSTMIWTASGQHAAVNFGQYPFGGYPPNRPTLMRKLIPQVGDSEYEKFLKDPEYTFMTSLPTQLQATKVMAVQDTLSTHSPDEEYINELHHIHSLPHIDPEVQKLFEAFHVKLGEIERIIHQRNKNVNLKNRCGAGVPPYELFLPSSTPGVTGRGIPNSISI comes from the exons ATGTTGAAAGCTCACGTGCAAGCACAATCATTTAATCTCTGGCGACTCGGAATCGATCCCGGCGCCAGGAGACCAGCTGGGAAAGTCTATATCTTTTCTGGGTCCCGGCCAAAGGTGATTCTTGGGCCTGTTAGGGCTGTGATCAGCAGTGGAGATAGCAAGTCTAAGTCTCGTGTGGAAACAACAGAAAAGCTTTTGGAGAATAATGGGTCTTTGGCTTCTTCTTCAAGCAGTGAAGGAATAAATTTGAGGGCAGTGATTAGAATAAGGAAGAAGATGAAAGAGAAGTTGACTGATAAAATAGAAAATCAGTGGGAATCTTTAATGAATGGGATAGGCAGAGGAATCTCAATTCAGCTCGTCAGCGTGGATACTGATCCTG TTACCAAATCAAGAAAGAGTGTCGAGTCTTTTGTAAGGGGTTGGTTGCCAAAGCTATCAGACAGTCCCTATGTTGTCGAGTATGGTGCTGATTTGTCAGTTCCACGTGATTTCGGTAGA CCTGGAGCTATTCTTGTTACAAATCTCCATGACAAAGAGTTCTTCTTGATGGAAATTTTGGTTCATGGATTCAGCAACGGTCCCATATTCTTCCACTCTGACACATGGATCCATTCAAGAAAAGATAATCCTCAGAGCAGGATTATATTCAAGAATCAG GCATATCTGCCATCTCATACCCCAGCTGGCATTAGGGATCTTCGATGTGAAGACTTAATAAGTCTTCGTGGGAACAAGAAACAAGAGAGGAAGCTTCATGAGCGAATTTATGATTATGATATTTACAATGATTTGGGAAATCCTGATAAGAGTAAAGATTTAGTTAGGCCTGTGTTCGGTACAAAAGAATGGCCTTATCCCACGCGATGTCGAACCGGTAGAAAACCAACTAAAACAG ATCCTTACACTgagaaaagaattgaaaaaCCACATCCAGTTTATGTGCCTCGAGATGAAACATTTGAGGAGATTAAGCAGAACACATTTTCGGCTGGAAGGTTGAAGGCTCTGTTCCACAACCTGATACCATTAATTGCTGCTACATTATCAAGTTCGGATGTCCCTTTTACCAACTTTTCTGAGTTAGATAAGCTGTATTTTGATGGTGTTGTCTTGAAAGATGAAGAGGAGTTGCAAGGAAAAAAGAATAAGCTCTTGAACAATGTAATGAATCAAATGTTCACTGTTGGTGACAAGCTACTAAAGTATGATATACCAGCCATTATAAAAC GAGACAGATTTTCGTGGCTGCGTGATATGGAGTTCGCTCGCCAGGCTTTAGCTGGGGTGAACCCTGTTACTATTGAGTTGTTAAAG GAACTTCCAATTCTGAGTAAACTAGATTCTGCAACATACGGCCAGCCAGAGTCCGCCATCACCAAGGAATTGATAGAGAGAGAGCTTCGTGGCATCTCCTTAGGAGAG GCTATCAAGAACAAGAAACTGTTTATACTTGATTATCATGATTTGCTCTTGCCATTCATAGAGAAGATAAACTCGTTACCAGATAGAAAAGCTTACGCGTCGAGAACAGTATTCTACTATACCCCCGATGGCATTCTCAATCCAATTGTCATCGAGCTTTCACTTCCTCCTACAGCTTCATCGCCGAGGAACAAGTATGTTTTTACTCACGGACACGATGCTACTACTCACTGGATTTGGAAGCTAGCCAAAGCACATGTTTGTTCAAATGATGCAGGAGTCCATCAACTAGTTTATCACTG GCTGAAGACTCACGCTTGTGTGGAACCTTATATAATCGCTACCCATAGGCAGCTTAGCTCAATGCATCCAGTGTATAAATTGCTTCATCCCCATATGCGATACACCATGGAAATAAACGCCCTTGCGAGGcaaaatttaataaatgggGGTGGAGTAATTGAAGCTTGTTTCAGCCCTGGAAAATATGCCATGGAAATAAGCTCAGCCGCCTATAAGAGTTTGTGGCGGTTTGACATGGAATCATTACCAGCAGATTTACTTGGAAG GGGTATGGCTGTTGAGGATCCATCAGTACCTGGTGGTGTCAAACTTGTTATTGAAGACTATCCTTACGCAGCCGATGGACTCCTTATTTGGTCTGCCATTAAAGAAATGGTGGAATCTTACGTTGAACACTACTATTCTGAGCCAAATTCTATCACATCTGACATCGAGCTTCAAGCATGGTGGGATGAGATCAAGAACGAGGGACACCCCAATAAAAAAACCGAGCCCTGGTGGCCAAATCTAATCACTCAAGATGATCTTTCGGGGATACTTTCAACCATGATTTGGACTGCTTCTGGTCAGCATGCAGCAGTAAACTTTGGACAATATCCATTCGGAGGGTACCCTCCTAACCGTCCCACACTCATGCGAAAACTTATCCCTCAAGTAGGCGATTCTGAGTATGAAAAATTCCTGAAAGATCCTGAATATACGTTCATGACCTCATTGCCAACTCAACTTCAGGCAACTAAAGTTATGGCAGTACAGGACACATTATCAACTCATTCTCCAGACGAAGAGTACATCAATGAGTTGCACCATATTCACAGCCTCCCTCATATTGATCCTGAAGTTCAAAAACTTTTTGAAGCATTCCATGTGAAACTAGGGGAGATTGAAAGGATTATCCATCAAAGAAACAAGAACGTAAATTTGAAGAACAGATGTGGTGCTGGTGTTCCCCCATACGAGTTGTTTTTGCCTTCTTCAACTCCAGGAGTAACTGGTCGAGGTATTCCTAACAGCATTTCCATCTAA
- the LOC140829542 gene encoding protein HHL1, chloroplastic-like, whose product MSLNQLVRLPLSSNGRTRCEDSLIRHSLFSTSRTLKPCQQKLKLPMVVEAKSKKGMAARQYQRQAPPPLPKLEDDGNPKFVIFIRMANVYLWYPLNIVTGGTTAKIMVAAKDNFLGKYIYKDTLTRNLAAVVYKDEKEMQKMAMKQFRVLRSATEFKYGYKLVENNNLRAALAANDVIELPSQEELKTVLDKVKDFFGDAKESFGKMTFLNSEAETSKDDTEEKTKEKSTAKSR is encoded by the exons ATGTCTTTGAATCAATTGGTGAGGCTACCCTTATCCTCCAATGGAAGAACCAGGTGTGAAGATTCACTTATCAGGCACTCCCTGTTTTCTACGAGCAGAACCCTTAAGCCATGCCAGCAAAAGCTAAAACTTCCGATGGTGGTTGAAGCTAAAAGCAAGAAAGGAATGGCGGCGAGGCAGTACCAGCGGCAGGCACCTCCTCCATTGCCAAAGCTTGAAGATGATGGCAACCCAAAATTTGTGATATTTATTCGCATGGCTAAT GTTTACCTTTGGTACCCTCTTAATATCGTGACAGGGGGGACGACTGCGAAAATCATGGTGGCTGCAAAAGACAATTTTCTGGGAAAATATATTTACAAAGATACGCTAACTAGAAATCTTGCAGCTGTTGTTTATAAA GATGAAAAGGAAATGCAGAAGATGGCTATGAAACAGTTTCGTGTCTTGCGGTCTGCTACTGAGTTTAAATATGGCTACAAGCTTGTT GAAAATAACAATCTGCGGGCTGCGCTAGCTGCAAATGATGTAATTGAG CTCCCATCACAGGAAGAGCTCAAAACTGTGCTGGATAAGGTGAAGGACTTTTTCGGGGATGCCAAAGAGTCATTCGGGAAGATGACATTCTTAAACTCAGAAGCAGAAACATCAAAAGATGATACTGAAGAAAAAACCAAGGAAAAGTCAAC AGCAAAGAGCCGATGA